The following are encoded together in the Primulina tabacum isolate GXHZ01 chromosome 18, ASM2559414v2, whole genome shotgun sequence genome:
- the LOC142533391 gene encoding uncharacterized protein LOC142533391 isoform X2 produces MVVSASGVYSSVCFFRGGGLSPNSAPKNRRPMVSRCCNASLITNPDSFEVGRLIGSYGFLNVSSYSGGLQSPMNLEFSAPDAGKLRVQDIGEGDVKIRLYEGRIVQGSLRRTPVIFKVYPGKQVGGIESDLMAANELSAHASLQGSSNAVVCQNIQMLLGGFETKTGEQWLAFRNDGKYTAADYAKVTSEKLSKAREHGDQNSWNPYAKDEIFKRRRKYVAKLLQGAMRGLAYMHDRDRLHQSLGPVSVVVNTMVEKEATYLVPQLRDLAFSVDIRYSELAERSTLSEGLWRRATAAAAFTPLEKRAFGIADDIYEAGLLFAYLAFVPFCETGVMDSLSLRRLLENTFRLDIEAMREYCLADDRLVEAVKFLDLDDRAGWELLQAMLNQDFRQRPIAEAVLNHRLITGALVQGIV; encoded by the exons ATGGTTGTATCAGCGTCTGGTGTTTATTCTAGTGTTTGCTTCTTTAGAGGAGGAGGACTGAGCCCCAATTCAGCCCCGAAGAACCGTCGCCCGATGGTTTCGAGATGCTGTAATGCCAGCCTGATCACGAATCCTGATTCTTTCGAGGTTGGAAGGTTGATTGGCAGCTATGGATTCCTTAATGTATCCAG TTACTCGGGTGGTTTGCAATCTCCGATGAACCTGGAATTTTCTGCCCCTGATGCGGGAAAATTGAGAGTTCAAGATATTGGGGAAGGGGATGTGAAGATCAG GCTTTATGAAGGAAGAATAGTTCAAGGTTCGCTTAGACGAACTCCTGTTATTTTTAAG GTATATCCTGGAAAACAAGTTGGTGGAATCGAGTCTGACTTGATGGCTGCCAATGAGCTGAGTGCCCATGCCTCCCTACAA GGCAGTTCTAACGCCGTAGTCTGCCAGAATATCCAGATGCTTCTGGGAGGGTTTGAGACAAAAACTGGTGAACAG TGGCTTGCTTTCCGGAATGATGGAAAGTACACTGCTGCCGACTATGCAAAAGTCACGAGTGAGAAGTTGTCCAAGGCTCGCGAACATGGAGATCAAAATTCTTGGAACCCTTACGCGAAAGATGAAATATTCAAGCGTAGAAGGAAATATGTTGCTAAACTTCTTCAGGGTGCTATGAGAGGCCTGGCCTACATGCACGACCGTGACAGATTGCACCAAAGTCTTGGACCTGTTTCTGTTGTTGTCAA TACAATGGTTGAGAAAGAAGCTACTTATCTAGTTCCACAGCTTCGAGATCTTGCCTTTTCAGTTGATATAAG GTATTCTGAGCTTGCTGAACGTTCGACGCTATCTGAAGGACTATGGAGAAGGGCGACTGCTGCTGCTGCTTTCACACCTTTGGAGAAACGAGCCTTTGGAATAGCAGATGACAT ATACGAAGCTGGGCTTCTTTTTGCGTACTTAGCTTTTGTTCCATTTTGTGAAACAGGAGTCATGGACAGCCTTTCCTTGCGA AGGCTTTTAGAGAACACATTCCGACTTGATATTGAAGCTATGAGAGA ATATTGTCTAGCCGATGACCGCTTGGTTGAAGCTGTTAAATTTCTAGATCTCGATGACCGCGCTGGTTGGGAGTTGCTTCAG GCCATGCTAAATCAAGACTTTCGACAGAGGCCGATTGCAGAGGCTGTGTTGAACCACAGATTGATCACTGGTGCTCTTGTTCAGggtattgtttga
- the LOC142533391 gene encoding uncharacterized protein LOC142533391 isoform X1 codes for MVVSASGVYSSVCFFRGGGLSPNSAPKNRRPMVSRCCNASLITNPDSFEVGRLIGSYGFLNVSRFSTDSSCFHNHFCCCYRQPIYGFLNVTSYSGGLQSPMNLEFSAPDAGKLRVQDIGEGDVKIRLYEGRIVQGSLRRTPVIFKVYPGKQVGGIESDLMAANELSAHASLQGSSNAVVCQNIQMLLGGFETKTGEQWLAFRNDGKYTAADYAKVTSEKLSKAREHGDQNSWNPYAKDEIFKRRRKYVAKLLQGAMRGLAYMHDRDRLHQSLGPVSVVVNTMVEKEATYLVPQLRDLAFSVDIRYSELAERSTLSEGLWRRATAAAAFTPLEKRAFGIADDIYEAGLLFAYLAFVPFCETGVMDSLSLRRLLENTFRLDIEAMREYCLADDRLVEAVKFLDLDDRAGWELLQAMLNQDFRQRPIAEAVLNHRLITGALVQGIV; via the exons ATGGTTGTATCAGCGTCTGGTGTTTATTCTAGTGTTTGCTTCTTTAGAGGAGGAGGACTGAGCCCCAATTCAGCCCCGAAGAACCGTCGCCCGATGGTTTCGAGATGCTGTAATGCCAGCCTGATCACGAATCCTGATTCTTTCGAGGTTGGAAGGTTGATTGGCAGCTATGGATTCCTTAATGTATCCAGGTTTTCAACTGATTCATcctgttttcataatcatttttGCTGTTGTTATCGTCAGCCAATTTATGGATTCCTTAATGTAACCAG TTACTCGGGTGGTTTGCAATCTCCGATGAACCTGGAATTTTCTGCCCCTGATGCGGGAAAATTGAGAGTTCAAGATATTGGGGAAGGGGATGTGAAGATCAG GCTTTATGAAGGAAGAATAGTTCAAGGTTCGCTTAGACGAACTCCTGTTATTTTTAAG GTATATCCTGGAAAACAAGTTGGTGGAATCGAGTCTGACTTGATGGCTGCCAATGAGCTGAGTGCCCATGCCTCCCTACAA GGCAGTTCTAACGCCGTAGTCTGCCAGAATATCCAGATGCTTCTGGGAGGGTTTGAGACAAAAACTGGTGAACAG TGGCTTGCTTTCCGGAATGATGGAAAGTACACTGCTGCCGACTATGCAAAAGTCACGAGTGAGAAGTTGTCCAAGGCTCGCGAACATGGAGATCAAAATTCTTGGAACCCTTACGCGAAAGATGAAATATTCAAGCGTAGAAGGAAATATGTTGCTAAACTTCTTCAGGGTGCTATGAGAGGCCTGGCCTACATGCACGACCGTGACAGATTGCACCAAAGTCTTGGACCTGTTTCTGTTGTTGTCAA TACAATGGTTGAGAAAGAAGCTACTTATCTAGTTCCACAGCTTCGAGATCTTGCCTTTTCAGTTGATATAAG GTATTCTGAGCTTGCTGAACGTTCGACGCTATCTGAAGGACTATGGAGAAGGGCGACTGCTGCTGCTGCTTTCACACCTTTGGAGAAACGAGCCTTTGGAATAGCAGATGACAT ATACGAAGCTGGGCTTCTTTTTGCGTACTTAGCTTTTGTTCCATTTTGTGAAACAGGAGTCATGGACAGCCTTTCCTTGCGA AGGCTTTTAGAGAACACATTCCGACTTGATATTGAAGCTATGAGAGA ATATTGTCTAGCCGATGACCGCTTGGTTGAAGCTGTTAAATTTCTAGATCTCGATGACCGCGCTGGTTGGGAGTTGCTTCAG GCCATGCTAAATCAAGACTTTCGACAGAGGCCGATTGCAGAGGCTGTGTTGAACCACAGATTGATCACTGGTGCTCTTGTTCAGggtattgtttga